Genomic DNA from Corylus avellana chromosome ca4, CavTom2PMs-1.0:
TTTGagcaactagttaaaagttaaatttaaatgtcataaaacaacaatgagaatgaaaataataataatattataaaaatataattatattattaaaataaatattatttaattaatatttaaattttaaaaaaaataaggttcaatttcaaaatttcgCCTAAAGCTCCCAAATACATTGAGTcggccctatatatatatatattgtaatctATAAATTACTTTCTTCTGTACAAATTGCTCCATTGCTCCATCGctttcgatatatatatatatatatcgaaagCGATGGAGCAATTTGTACAAAAGAAAGTAATTTATAGATTACAATGACTCGTGAATGCTAGACGTTTCTCATAGACACCACAGTCGGCAGGACCAATCTTTATTAATACGAGACTTGAAAGAAATTGTACAAGCTAGATCGGGTACGCCTCATAAAGTGGTGGTTAGAGATTTTGTCTGGATTTGTATAGTTGTGTGTTCTGACGTTTACATTGGTATTGGTTTCTGCATTCTGCAGATTGTGGGTGTGTTCTGGTTTTTTTGTCTGCAGAACTTGTTGAGTGTTTGTAATTGTGAGCTTTCTGGTTACTAAAATTTACTCATTCATCCAGAAACAGAGTATAGTTCCCTATTTTATGCATACGTTGTTTAATTGTATGCTttacaaacattatttttcaGTTGTTTGGTGCATGGATTTCTTTTTAACTGTTTAATCATTAAATTCTTATTTACAAACTCTTAATCCTTTTACCGTTTGGCTATCTTATACGTTGAAAAATCCTTTTACcgtgagaaattttttttttaaaaaaaaatctttggcaCCCCCAAAGAGTGctgtggctccgccactagatacagtcatatatatatatatatcaaaagcgatGGAGCAATTTGTACAGAAGAAAGTAATTTATAGATTACAAATTACAATGACTCGTAAATGCTAGACGTTTCTCAAAGACACCACAGTCGGCAGGACCAATCTTTATTAATACGAGACTTGAAAGAAATTGTACAAGCTAGATCGGGTACGCCTCATAAAGTGGTGGTTAGAGAATTTGTTTGGATTTGTGTAGTTGTGTGTTCTGACGTTTACTGTTGGTATTGGTTTCTGCATTCTGCAGATTGTGGGTGTGTTCTGGTTTTTTTGCTGCAGAACTTGTTTAGTGTTTGTAATTGTGAGCTTTCTGGTtactaaaatttaatcattcatCCAGAAACAGAGTATAGTTCCCTATTTTATGCATATGTTGTATTAATTGTATGCTTTACAAACTTATTTTTCAGTTGTTTGGTGCATGGATTTCTTTTTAACCGTATAATCATTAAATTCTTATTACAAACTCTTAATCGTTTTACTGTTTGGCTATCTTATACGTTGAAGAAGAGACTTGGTCGtagtctttatatatatataatttttatgaccgtttgtatttattagaaagaaaaacgTTCAGCTAGTTATATGCATTCTTACCATTGCTTGAAAAACGTTTTTGACCTTTGGACAAGGTCTAAAGGCATTTGTTCATTAACAAGTTTTTATGGTTTTCTTCAAGCATTTTGACAGTTTGGTCATGAAGTCCTTCAAGACTTTGGAATTTTTGGATactaaaagaaggaaaaagtgaGATTCTTTTCCATATATTAAGCCAACCttcttgtctatatatatatatatatatatatatatatatatatatattacttctaTATATGTTTTCAATTCTGGAATTGTTCTTCTACAAGAAAAGATTTTGtttgttctatttttctttgttattggaAATGCGTTATCAACAAAGGTAAACGTTATAGTCTAATTCTAGAAGGATGCGTGTCAACATATCCGATTGCACTGAGTTATATACTCCGAAaacacgaatcaacctttaaggacaacgcttaCGTGATTCTATAACATTGTGAgacattttcatattttacttttcatctattgtaatttatttattttattgttaattttaagatatatattattttatttcaataaaaattttgtacaccatccaaaattattttcaacatttaaGTCTTTTAACTCTATATTTGTCAAAGAGAAtagcaataaacaaaaataattttatttttatttttttaaacaaaaataaatttgccCACTAGGTCACACTGTTCTTTCTGAATTTCAGGACACTGAAAAAGATGCATGCAATCAAAGTAGGTTTAATGTGGCAACGTGTTCAAGTTGAACTTGTACTACTGTATTGAAACGGGGGCCAGGTGACAAAATTCTTGGATTTCTGGAGCTTAGCAAGGAGCCTAGGATTAATCTTTGAAGGATCCAATCCAACCCTTGAAAAGGAGCTGCTCAACCATGTGCTCATTGGAAGCCACTGTACCAAATAGGACACAGAGTATAGTATATACATTGATAGTAGGTTTGGTAGTCACAATAAGCTAATTTGGGGTTGACCAAAACAAGACCCTCTAAAATATTAAAGGCCTCATGGGCATGGATTTAGCTTCCAAATTTTGGGTCCtttttattggatatgaatTAATGAATCATAAGTTAAGGTAAAGTTGAAAGTAGTAAACAAAAGAAGGCGGCCATGCCACAAGCTTATCATTTGAGAAACctcaaatcattttcaaatcCCAATCACATGCTGCTCTCATGGCAAAGACCCCTCGCTATTTAAATCTCTCCATCCCTCTTTCCCTCTCCACACATAACTTCAAACAAATTGCATTTTATTCCCCTTCTCCACTCCTCCTTGTCGCATCTTATACCAGCTTTCCACATAGATCAAgctttttccttcattttgtAAACCACTTTGCCCACCATTAACTTTTTCATCATCAACCATCTCTCCGATCGATCGACATAGATTGCATATATACTGCATATATGATGCCTAACAGTACTTGTCGCGTTAACATGTCACCAATGGTCCAGGCTTCTGATCACGACGACTTTTTTGCTCGTCGACGAATATGGGTCAACGGGCCGGTCATAGTCGGGGCCGGCCCATCCGGTTTAGCCGTTGCTGCTTGCCTTAAAAAACAAGGCGTGCCGTTCATTATTCTTGAACGAGCCAACTGCATTGCCTCTCTGTGGCAAAACCGCACGTACCATCGCCTCAAGCTTCATCTCCCCAAACAATTTTGTCAACTACCCAACTTTCCATTCCCGGAGGAGTTCCCGGAATATCCCACAAAATATCAGTTTATCGAATACCTTGAATCCTACGCTAAACACTTCCACATAAGCCCAAATTTCAATGAAACAGTACAGTCTGCTAAGTATGAACAAACTTTTGGTTTGTGGAGGGTCCAAACCACTAGAGAAAGCAGTTCAAACGATCCTGGCGATCAAGTTGAGTACATTTGCCGGTGGCTCGTGGTGGCCACCGGTGAGAATGCCGAGAAAGTGGTGCCAGAGTTTGAAGGCTTGAAAGAGTTTGGTGGCGACGTCATGCATGCTTGTGACTACAAATCCGGCGAGAGTTATGGTGGGAAGCGTGTATTAGTTGTTGGTTGTGGGAATTCAGGCATGGAGGTCTCCCTTGATCTTTGCAACTACAATGCAGAACCGTCAATGGTTGCTCGAGGGCCGGTAAGTAAAAGAAATTCCCTTCAATATTgaatgttctatttttttactGTCAAATTATAATTgggttaattttattttggccCACAGCTTCATGTATTGCCAAGGGAAGTTCTTGGAAAATCAACTTTTGAAGTAGCAGTTTCCTTAATGAAATGGCAGCTGCCACTTTGGCTTGTCGACAAGATATTGCTGATTATTGCGCGGTTGATTCTTGGAAATGTTGAAAAATATGGTCTGAGAAGGCCATCGATAGGTCCTTTACAGCTCAAGAACACCGCAGGAAAGACCCCTGTGCTGGACATTGGTGCATTACAGAAAATTAGATCTGGTGAGATCAAGGTGGTCCGTGGAATCAAAAGGTTCTACCCCGGCGGAGTTGAACTTCCTAATGGAGAGCATTTGAAGATTGATTCTGTTATTCTGGCAACTGGGTATCGCAGCAATGTTCCTTCATGGTTAAAGGTGAGGGATATATTTGTCTCTATGAAGTTCTCCAGTTTGAATCCATGTGACAGTTATGGAAGTTggactattttttatttcttttttcagcTGCTGAAGTTTGGTTTATGTTAGATATATtgttttatcctttttttttttttttaatacaagaTTTCATAACCTTTCCCTCAAAGATTTGTAGTGGTGATCTGCTTGAtagttttgtttggttgcttcATTGTCTAATTTATGAGCAGAATTTaattgtttctctctctctctctctccctctccttttCCTTTTGCTGATTTGGACATATTTGtcctataatttttaattacttctattTTTGGGCTGCCTGAAAGGCTGATAGGTTGTTTAATGGTTTGGCTTGTACCATGTGTCCctatacagggaaaaaaaaaaaaaaaattagaatgtcTTCCCTATGTATTCCAATAATTGGAGTCGTATTTTCTGGAGAGCAATCTCAGTGGACTAATGTTGTTCTGAATGTTTGTATTGTACAGGAAAATGAGTTCTTTTCCAAAGATGGGATTCCAAAAAATCCGTTTCCAAATGGGTGGAAAGGCAAGGCAGGGCTCTATGCAGTTGGGTTCACAAGGAAAGGCCTCTCTGGTGCATCTTTGGATGCCATTAGTGTAGCACATGACATTGCCAAGAGCTGgaaagaagaaacaaagcaaaaaagGAAATCTATTAATGGGACTCTCCATAGGAGATGCATTTCACATTTCTGAAGGCTTGGACTAATTACTAATAACAGTGATTTTTGGGCAGTTCTGTCTCTTTTTGGTTTGGAAACTGATCTGTAGTACTGAGATCCGTTTGTGTAGAGAATAATTTAGAACACAAGAGAAGGAACACATGGCACAGAAATGTCAGCCCTTTCCTAAAGAAATCccaaaatgtgaaaataattggggttttttttttgtttgtaaaagGAAGAATGAGGCTCATTGTATCACAGTTTAATAGTCGTAGTCAAATGGGATGTTTATATTCTATATATTAGGCCTTTATTCAGTTTCTTTGTAGGTCtattctcttctttatttaGTCCAgattttctctataaataacGACCATTGTAATACAGTTTATAACATCTCAATACATCTTGTTTCAATAGTCAAGATGTAACCCTAACGTCTTCATCAAGTCTCCTTCTTACTCTTAACATATCtcattatatatttctacatgGGAAATCCCCTCTCTGTCCACGTAGTCATTAATCCACCTGATGAGTTGTCTCTCTAAATGTGGTCCACTGTAGCAACATGACACATCtcttccaaacttcaaaatgcATACATAGGAAATACATTACAGACTATTGACACCATTGTGCCCTGCTCATGGCAAGAGTCCAGTAAGAGCAGAGAAGATATCTTATCTTGAACCGTCCAAGCCAACAGAACAGATCCCAAAATATTGgcgcaaaaagaaaaatactggAAAAAGTATAAACAACGTAAACGTTTTTGCCCTGCGCGTGTGTGCCATGTGAACCCAGCCAGTCATGGCCAAATGTTATTACAATTGACTGCATTAGCTTATCATAATCCCAAAGTTTCTGACACAACCTCTTGAGATCCTTCCATTCTCAAATTCCTCTCTTTTAGGGGTCAAAGTATACCAACGTTTGTTTCATTGAAAAAGTTCAATTCTCCAATGCCAAATGGACTAATTATATTCCAACACAGCATTTGAAAACAGCTTCATTTGTTGAACCTGAGAGTCATATGGGAAATTGTGAATTGGGTGTTCCAAGAAGCCTAAATTTTCTGTCACAACCTGctaaaagaacaattttttggAAGATATGCAGTAGAGATGACTTGCATTTGAAGAAAAGTGTGCGACTGTCTGTCATGCTAGTATATAACCAAATCCCTCTCTCCCATCCAAACATATGCAGCTAGCCTttggaacctttttttttttaacgatatTTATTTCCTCTGCCAATCATATTTGGCAGGAAATAGTTCTCCATATTCTACAAAGTATGACAGACTTTTGTCCtttacaaaaatgaaatttagaaGTGAAAGACAACCCACATGAGAACCCACTCCTTTCATTCAAACATGCAAAAAAGCTCTAACTCGATGGTCCATataaaataattgaacaaaatgaagaaaaagttaATGGAATCTCAAATCTGTATCAGTCCTACATAAGTATTATATTCTGCGGCTCTGTTTCCTTCAATGTGTCTTAAATCTGAAGCAAAGAAGCAAAGATTGACTGATTGAATTTTGTACCACGTCCAGACTGCAACATGAATTCTACAACTGCACCTTTGTCAATGCCCACTAGAAGTGCTAATATTCTCATAAAATCCTGCAACCTCTAACTTAGACAATATCACTGTTACAAAGAGAAGGAAACACATGGGGTGGCCGCCACCCACATCTTTTCCTTACTCCTCATGACCAAAAGCCCATTCCCTCATTCATTCCTCAACTGCTCACTAAGGTTAGAATGTTACCTTTATATCCAATTGGTTTGCCTGCACCCGCGCTCACACAAATATATACACATGCGTATACATAcatgtgtatgtatgtatgcgCATGCATTGATATCCCTGATGGTGCGGATTAGATTTGTTTGAGGGAGTCGTGTAAGCATGTCATGTTAAGCTCCATATTGGATGTATTGGTTGATCCTAACTATACAAACTATTATGGGCCATCATGTACATGTGCCTAGCTAGTCGTTTCTCAGGTCAAGATAAACAGTACTAGTAAAACAAATTAGATATGACATTAGGGATTTGATTTGAGTAAAGGAAATTGTTAATACCTCTTtgaatgtgaaaaaaaaaaaaaaaaaattcaaaccccaATTTCAAGtatgcaaaaaaattaaagtatgcaatttgttaatttcttttttagagATATTTCACTTACCTTTCCTAAACTATTAAGCATCTTCCAACCCCCTTCAACTACCCTATTCTATtaagattttccgttaaattctATTGGAGgaaacaaaaatgaccaaaatacccctttataaataaaaaattcaaaaaaagtgaaaagaaaaaaaaagaaaaaaagaaaaggaaaatgtgGTTGTGGCCCTGTGGGtcgtccttttttatttttctgacttttttacttttttgttttgattattatgtttttttaaactATGGGCATggttgtatttttataaattttatgggGTAGAGCGAACATTTTGCATGCTAGCCTTTTAAGTAAACCAAAAGATTAAACAGTGGGGAGTGATTGAAAGGGGTTAAAAGATCAAAACTCTACTTGGCAAATTTTTAAAGCTTAGGGAGGACATTGAGAAATCCCTTGCAGTTtagaggggaggggaggggataagtgaagtttccccctttttagaattttttttttttaatgaaaaacttCTTGTGGGGTTTTGTAaggattaaaaatataaaaagattttCATTCCCAAGGCTTGGGATTCCATCCACACTCAGAGAAATAGGCAATCTTAGAATCAGGAAAAATGTATATTAATAAAGCCCTCATTGTAAAGTAAGGCCCATatattaaaagatttttttttttttcctgataatTACCTGTCTCGTCACTTCAGGTGAACTTTCTATTCTAATTTGGCCCATATGTGAAAATGATGGATTTGACCAAGCTAATTTCAGACACAAAATCAATGAAGATTGATGATCAATGCTTCTGGTCCTCGCAAATTGCACTTTTATGTAACAAATAACACTAACAATAACTAGCTCTGATGTTTTCGACCAAGTTTCCAAGAGAACATTGCCCACAATTCATAACCATACATGGCACTAGGCCCTTTTTTACAGAATGGAAAAAAGATGATTTCCCATGCATGAAGCACCCTGCTTTCATCTTCACCGTCCAATACATTCACTTGTTGGACAACATCTGTTTGATTTCACCATTTTGGTTGTACATTCCCACGATCTTCTTTGCGGAAGAAGGCATGTGCCTATCAGCTCTGCATGTATTCAAAGGTTCaaacataatattaatataCGATGCAGTATGCTGTACTATAAGCTCATTGTTCATTATAATTTACCTTTCTTTTCCCCATGTGCGGTTTACATGTAAATAGTTCCGGATGGTATGGTAATCAAGTGAGTAACGTGCAAATTCCAGGCCCTTGGGGCCAATCTGAACCAAAAGAACAAAGTAAGAATAGGGATTTTTATATAGATACGTTTCTTAGCAAATGCGccccaaagaaaaaaacttcACCAAGTTTAGGATAAAAGCTATAAAATTTCCAATAAACTTTGGCGCCGGCTTAGAAGGACCTCTCcctgagaaaaagaagagagatattagcTCAATAAAGTATTAGCACGTGGCACATTTCACTCAGGAACTTAATCAGCTCCATTCTTATCTacagagagaaaaggaaaaacttaGTTGAGGTATGTTGCAGACATTTGATTTCCTTTATGTGCAGTTTTTTTATCCAAAAGGTGGAGAAAACAATATTTACAACCATTAACATAATACACCAATTCAGCATTAACATTATGCTGAATTGGGCCCCAGAGTTGAGTTTAAATGTGATGCCAGAAAGAGACAGTGGAACAGTTTCTAGATAAATGAAATGTGCATTTGTTCGGAACAGAGTCCAAAATTATTATCATTCTAGCACTAAGTCCATCCCTGCACCTCCAAACACGTGTAACATGCCCAGTTAGGGAGCTTATACCACTGAGGTTGAAGTGCTACAGATTCCaataaaagtattaacaaaGATGATGCAACACATACCTAACTTAGCATTATCATCTGCCTTAACAGTCTCCGTAACAAATGGTCGCCGGTCACCCTGAAGTAGTCTATTTATGTTAGTAAAATTATCTATTCTCCAATGAATTTAAATTCAACCAGAAAGGCAAAGGGTTATACGCTACTAGTTGTAGGAGTAATTTCCAGAAGGTTTTCCACCAGACTGAGCATTTCCCTTCCACGTTCATTTCTGTCATTTGAATTTTACAAAGATATAAAACTTAGCTTGTCATAGAGATGATGATATAGTAGCATCATTGTGCATGCGGGCACGAGTACACACACTGAGATGGAGACAGAGATAGAAGAGGAGAGAATCTCGGCAAGGATATTACCTTACTGTAACATACTGTGGATGCTGTGTCATGCTGAGTTCAGAATATTTTGGCACACCCATGTATCCAACCACCAGATCCTACAGTTGGAAAGACTACATTATACTACCAATGAAGTACAGAAATTCTTTTTTGCGGCCGCAGGATAAAAGTTCAGATCCAAGGTGGATTCTAAGTACATGCATGTAACTATGACTCTTGAGACAGGCTggcaaatttaattaattatcacaAGGTTATAAGGCATCTAAAGAATATTGCTGTGTTAGTTGAGTGTGGAAAAGTAACAGTTAACATCATTATATACTCAACAGAACGGAGGTGAAGGCATTGACAAATGTGGAATTGTgtaaaacacaaataaaacaataaaggGTAGGAAGACCTTATTGAGTTGAATTCATTATCATCAGAATTTCGAGTGTATAACCATGAACTATGATTTGCTTTTTTATGTGTAGAAGATCGTGGGAATGTACAACCAAATGGTGGATCATCCAACATTCTCCAATTGGTCTCACACTATCACCAAcatccatttattttattgttcaaGCAAGCAAGGTTTTCAGAATTCTcctaaataaaatttgagatctatttatgatttcaaacaCCATAATTTGATTTAAGAGACTTCGGCGAAAAATGGATACTgaactaggctttataatagGACTTGAAACATCAACAATACAACCCTGAGGCTATAGCAATAGACCATTGTCTTTATTGAAGCCGGTAAAATGTCTAAAACTCTCTCACATTGCTCTAATCTAGCAAAGAGCAAGTACGACGAACATGAAGCATAATAGGAGATGGATAAATTCTTAACTTTATGGACCACTTAGTTAGTAGCATTCTAAAATTACAAGAGATAATGCATCTTGAGATGGAATACTTGTTAAGAAGAGTAACAAAACTCACCGCTAAGGCATTGGTGTAGTCAAAACAACTGCAGACACAACAACATTTGACTAGTAAGAATAATCTTTAATGGTGAAATAAACATGTATTTGATAAGTAAACATAACTGTAATAATTGTAAGATGTAAAATACATCTTAGAAATATAAAATTGATTGGCCGAAACAATTTCTGGAGAGTTCACAAGATTAACAATTGCAACACCTGGTGTACCACAGGTTTAAGGCAATAATATACTTGCCTGAAAGCATCCAAGTTTACTAAGGCACTACCTAGATATGTTATGTCGGGGATTGATTATTCACTGTCATTGTTTTCGTTTATTATTCCATTTATCTTTTTACCATAAGAAAACGGagtaaataactaaatttgCCATTAGGAATTGCAGGGTAGGCTTGTTTTGAGTAGACATTCATCATGAATCAGTTAAGAAAGTGATCTTGCCTGGACACTAGCTGCTTAACACTTTCTAACTCAATTCAACCTTCacaaaaataacaatgaaaagaTTTATATACATTTTCAAAGAAATGATTTCCATGGTTCTCCAGAAAtcacattttatttatttattagtttctctatttacttattttttgcaTTGGACTCTGACTATTACTTTCAAGGAATGCTAAATAAtacagaaacaaagaaaaggaatttACCTATAGCATGAAGGAGCAATAACATCAACCAAATCATTTGCTGGTAGAGAGAAATAAGGAACCTGCTTTAGTTAAAATTTGAAACTGGGTGAAGCAGCATGGTTGTGATACGTCAGGCCAAATAGGAAATACAGGGACTGCTTTACCTCTTCAATATGACCATCCAAATGCTTCAAATGAACCTATTAAAGTACAAGAAAATGCATCAGAGAATACTGCAGTCAATGGTAACTCAATAAGAAATGCCCAAATTGGTGAAATATTACCATTAAGGGGATTAAATAATCAGTATttacaataatatttttaaatagtaaCAATATCTCGCTTGAGACCTAAGCAGCATCAAGTgcttatcaaacaaaaaatatctcCTACTTACATTTAAAACAGGCTCTTTAAATGGAAACATTACCATTCAATTAAACTATCAGAAGTATTACAAACCAAAATACCATCAGGTAGTAATAAACCAGCGTACAGTCAACAATTAATAGCAAGATTATGGTAAAAGCTTTTGAGGAATACACCTTGCAGCTTGCCTTGAAGCCTAAAGAAACTGCCTCAAGGTACTACCTTGAGACAAATAACCCAAAGCTCACACCTTCTATTAGGCCGTTGCCTTACACTCTAAGTCTCTCCCAGTGAATGAAGTATGTGCCCCTATGGCAACTAAATGATTCTTGATTATATCTTCAATTCAGAAAGGATTCTCAGCACAAACCTTGTAGTCTTGCATAAACTCGTAGTGGAGAACTGTTTCTGGTTCACTACTTGCGGCCTTTAGAAACTTATCCAGTCCTTCTCGAGTTCCATTATCAACTGTTGGATAAAAATTTTAGTACCGATCCAAATTATGTTCAAGTACATCCAATGactcacacaaaataatattataaaccACAATTCAtgcataaaatattattttcttatgttacccacataaaccagcTGGGTAAGGAGCAATGTGGAATTCTAAGGAATGGTAGAATCCAAGTATGAAACTACTTACCAAAAAACTAAAGTGAAATATGCTCCACCGCCCAGTTTCAAGGTACAAGGGAATAATATTTTGACTTTTCTACCACACAAATTTGACCCCCCAAAAAAACACTATCAGAGTGTTCTCATGTGTTGACTTTGAAATTAGCTGAACCACATATAACATGATATCACATCCATTGCAATATTTACATTATTTGTGGCGCCTTGAGTACCAGTATTTCAACTCTATAgctagataaaaaaaatatatatatcaaactgaATATAAAGATTTTAGTTACCACAATTAGTGCCTAATACATAGAGCTTGTCCAAATTCAAGTGGTGCTCCACAGATCTTAATGCTGCAGTTTAAGAAATTACTCTGCATTACAATGGTACAAGTCACAACAGAGGAAATAActgaaaatacaaatttccaGATCATAGTATATGCCATACCTTGCACTTGGCAACCCACACCACAGAAAAGAAGACGCTTCACACTTGCAGCCTGTTATAAGTAGAAAATGAATACTCATGTCActaaatttttgaagaaatataCAAATTAGACTTATAAGAGCTGCCATCTAGATAATAAGCTAACTATAAACAAGTCAGACGCGCGCACATGTGCACACACAAATAAAAAGTAACTTCAATCTTCTCGACAGGGAATTAATTAAGCCAATATCCCTCCTCTAAGCAACAAGTACACACGAATAAAAAGGAACATCAATCTTGtcaaaaggaaatgaaataagtCAATTTTTACAAATGAAAGTCTAAACTACACTAACATGACTATCTAAATTAACCAGACGCAAATCCTCATGTGAAGTGAAAGCCCAGTCACCCTCTAAATACCCCTAAACAAAGTAGTAAGatattagtttcttttttattaaaaaaaaataaaaaataaaaaaaaatcataagcaTGTCATCCAGCTTCCCGAGTTTCTAACCAAACCACTTTTTTCTCCCAGACAtaataaaaacaaccaaagtcATCATGATCTTAATCCTTGTCAAAACCAAAGTTCATGAGAATTCCTGCCTTATTCCTAGCTTAACACTCAACATCATGTTTGGAGTCAAAAGCACCACGAAATAGCAAAAGAGGCATTTCTATGTCCCTAATCAAAGAAAGTACCGGGCACCTCAATAAGGGCAAGAGTATTCAGATTAGGAGATAATGTTGGCTTAACACCTTTAGCAGCTAGAACTTCATCTGGTGTCCTATtgcaaaccaaaacaaaatataagcaTTACATTATGAATAAAAGATAAGTAAACAAGCAAAATAAACACTCTCAATTGGATTTATACAGACACTGAGAGTATCTTAGGTCCAAGTATAAAAAAAGAGAACCAGATGCAAACCTTGCTAGGACAGGCCTAGGCATGAATCTGTCGTCTGGATCACTGTGATTAACAAAATAACACGACCACATAAGTtcataaaaaatacatattaaaaGGGGCATTGACAATCAATTAAAAGGTACATTAATTCTACCATATACCATAATAAATTTGTGGCACTACCTCTGTACGCAAACAACAGCTTCTACCATGCCTGATTTAAGCATTTCAATT
This window encodes:
- the LOC132177542 gene encoding 7-hydroxymethyl chlorophyll a reductase, chloroplastic, which produces MASFISNLSWIPVSVSIVSSSASSSKDGNSKSSKSVKLREDWRSRSKPIPPGGTYPAKDHCSQCGLCDTYYVAHVKNACAFLGDGMSKIEVLEPKVHGRGRKSSSLDETYFGVYEELLYARKVEPVKGAQWTGIVTTIAIEMLKSGMVEAVVCVQSDPDDRFMPRPVLARTPDEVLAAKGVKPTLSPNLNTLALIEAASVKRLLFCGVGCQVQALRSVEHHLNLDKLYVLGTNCVDNGTREGLDKFLKAASSEPETVLHYEFMQDYKVHLKHLDGHIEEVPYFSLPANDLVDVIAPSCYSCFDYTNALADLVVGYMGVPKYSELSMTQHPQYVTVRNERGREMLSLVENLLEITPTTSSGDRRPFVTETVKADDNAKLGRGPSKPAPKFIGNFIAFILNLIGPKGLEFARYSLDYHTIRNYLHVNRTWGKERADRHMPSSAKKIVGMYNQNGEIKQMLSNK
- the LOC132178928 gene encoding probable indole-3-pyruvate monooxygenase YUCCA7 → MMPNSTCRVNMSPMVQASDHDDFFARRRIWVNGPVIVGAGPSGLAVAACLKKQGVPFIILERANCIASLWQNRTYHRLKLHLPKQFCQLPNFPFPEEFPEYPTKYQFIEYLESYAKHFHISPNFNETVQSAKYEQTFGLWRVQTTRESSSNDPGDQVEYICRWLVVATGENAEKVVPEFEGLKEFGGDVMHACDYKSGESYGGKRVLVVGCGNSGMEVSLDLCNYNAEPSMVARGPLHVLPREVLGKSTFEVAVSLMKWQLPLWLVDKILLIIARLILGNVEKYGLRRPSIGPLQLKNTAGKTPVLDIGALQKIRSGEIKVVRGIKRFYPGGVELPNGEHLKIDSVILATGYRSNVPSWLKENEFFSKDGIPKNPFPNGWKGKAGLYAVGFTRKGLSGASLDAISVAHDIAKSWKEETKQKRKSINGTLHRRCISHF